From Magnolia sinica isolate HGM2019 chromosome 13, MsV1, whole genome shotgun sequence, one genomic window encodes:
- the LOC131224369 gene encoding transcription repressor OFP17-like yields MLTSIHFKAKLLKPCNKLLQLLKLRFKSPIFKPLFHFRKVQSRKRIPRLFSIFWSSMWRSKETENVGELRRVADIGQGPALFPSPITPVYVKVGHCVDQGEDVMGRSNVEDSCRSFENYLVEMIVEEGNAKDLIDVEELLYCWKNLKCPVFHDLVCRFYGELCRDLFSGEDQEEDEEEMHGSK; encoded by the coding sequence ATGCTAACCTCCATTCACTTCAAAGCCAAGCTTCTCAAGCCATGTAACAAACTCCTCCAACTCCTCAAATTAAGATTCAAAAGTCCCATCTTCAAACCCTTGTTCCACTTTCGAAAGGTCCAAAGCAGGAAGAGAATTCCGCGGCTCTTCTCAATTTTCTGGTCGTCGATGTGGCGTTCCAAGGAAACAGAAAATGTGGGTGAGCTACGGAGAGTGGCCGACATAGGGCAGGGCCCGGCACTCTTCCCATCACCTATCACACCAGTGTACGTGAAAGTGGGCCATTGTGTAGATCAGGGGGAAGATGTAATGGGCCGCAGCAACGTGGAAGACTCGTGCCGTAGCTTTGAGAACTATTTGGTGGAGATGATTGTGGAGGAAGGAAATGCTAAAGACTTGATAGATGTTGAGGAGCTTCTTTATTGTTGGAAGAACTTGAAGTGTCCTGTCTTCCACGATTTGGTGTGCAGATTCTATGGAGAGCTTTGTAGAGATTTGTTTTCAGGAGAGGAtcaggaggaagatgaggaggagatGCATGGTTCTAAATga